In Methanosarcina barkeri MS, a single window of DNA contains:
- a CDS encoding SIR2 family NAD-dependent protein deacylase: MSNKLEDEDWDLLLRRIKDGKCTPFLGAGVCAGKIPVYSQIASKWAKDYDYPMKDSDDLIQVAQFVAVTADTMTPKEEICKKIREKLKEVAPSYFDNPYELHRVLADLPLPVYITTNYDDLMEQALKSRDKTPIQEICRWNKYAMQFKRTSSDYVPTREKPLVFHLYGTYEIKGSLVLTEYDYLDFLAAISRTATLSKQNILPLRIQEAFTDTSLLFLGYRIADWDFHVLFRILADYLKERDRMHISVQLVPGNVSEDRKEKAQKYLIKYFSDLNIHVYWQDCCEFVKELRKRWTEKERAEKEQAEKEWAEKEAFNHGT, from the coding sequence ATGTCAAATAAGCTGGAAGATGAGGATTGGGACCTCCTTCTTCGAAGAATCAAGGATGGAAAGTGTACTCCTTTTCTTGGAGCCGGAGTTTGTGCTGGAAAGATTCCTGTTTATTCTCAGATTGCAAGTAAATGGGCAAAAGATTACGACTACCCAATGAAAGATTCTGATGACTTAATACAGGTGGCTCAGTTTGTGGCGGTGACCGCAGACACTATGACTCCAAAGGAAGAAATATGTAAAAAAATAAGAGAAAAGTTAAAAGAAGTCGCACCAAGTTACTTCGATAATCCTTATGAACTTCATAGAGTGCTGGCCGATCTTCCACTGCCAGTTTATATCACCACAAATTACGATGACCTTATGGAGCAAGCTCTTAAAAGCCGTGACAAAACACCAATCCAGGAAATATGTCGGTGGAATAAATACGCCATGCAATTCAAACGAACATCATCAGATTATGTTCCTACTCGGGAAAAACCTTTGGTATTTCACCTCTATGGTACCTATGAAATAAAAGGGTCGCTGGTTCTAACAGAGTATGACTATCTGGATTTCCTTGCTGCCATATCAAGGACTGCCACATTAAGTAAGCAAAACATTCTTCCACTGCGTATTCAGGAAGCATTTACAGACACATCTCTTCTTTTTCTAGGCTACAGGATAGCTGATTGGGATTTTCATGTTCTATTCCGGATTCTTGCTGACTATTTAAAAGAAAGAGATAGAATGCACATATCCGTGCAGCTCGTGCCAGGGAATGTTTCTGAGGATCGAAAAGAAAAAGCTCAGAAATATCTGATAAAATATTTTTCGGATCTTAATATCCACGTATACTGGCAAGATTGCTGCGAATTTGTCAAAGAATTGAGAAAACGATGGACAGAGAAAGAAAGGGCAGAGAAAGAACAAGCAGAGAAAGAATGGGCAGAGAAGGAGGCTTTTAATCATGGTACCTGA
- a CDS encoding nSTAND1 domain-containing NTPase produces MVPEFQAYVGPRPFEEKDEGIFFGRAREVRDLLSTVIAHRLVLVYAQSGAGKTSIINAGLIPLLKGKQIEVFPVARVKGTILENTKTDEISNIYVFNTLTSWVEDEYNVKRLAKMKLVDFLNAREHKMDDYGMPLRRAVIFDQFEEIFSLYQDRWKDREGFFEQVNTALEADPLLRVVFVIREDFIAQLDPYEDPLPERMWTRFHMERLHREDALLAIKEPVKKADRFFAEGVAEKLVDDLLKIRVETMPGKTAEVPGEFIEAVQLQIVCQKLWKELPPDEKQITFQHLKTYGNVEEVLSRFYEEAIRTATEKAGIDEEGLRRLCDKKLITETGTRGMVYRAPESTCGVPNASIDVLESMHLIRAEWRAGARWYELAHDSFIKPIQDSNKVFNDELTEKKRVEEKRAEKEKLEKEWAEKERAEKERLEKEWAEKERLEKERRRSRIIKVLAVFSIAILILAGFAVYLWINAEEKNKEARVSYLNLQSNTLRGDPKNLDISVLLAIESFQISRKLNDDFLTRLSILGFTNRLDAEQLMLEAEQLIRQELLFIPHRGVVLSHDGPVYNV; encoded by the coding sequence ATGGTACCTGAATTCCAGGCTTATGTGGGCCCTCGACCTTTTGAAGAGAAAGATGAAGGTATTTTTTTCGGAAGAGCCCGTGAAGTTCGAGATCTTCTGTCCACAGTCATCGCACATCGTTTGGTTCTCGTCTATGCCCAGTCGGGTGCAGGTAAGACTTCCATTATCAATGCCGGACTTATTCCTCTTCTGAAGGGAAAACAGATTGAAGTTTTCCCGGTGGCGCGAGTCAAAGGCACAATTTTGGAAAATACAAAAACTGACGAGATTTCGAACATATATGTCTTTAATACACTCACAAGCTGGGTTGAAGACGAGTATAATGTTAAGCGCTTGGCTAAAATGAAACTTGTTGATTTTTTGAATGCACGAGAGCATAAGATGGATGACTATGGTATGCCATTACGCCGTGCCGTTATCTTCGATCAGTTTGAGGAAATCTTCTCTTTGTATCAGGACCGCTGGAAAGATAGAGAGGGCTTCTTTGAGCAAGTAAACACTGCTCTGGAAGCAGATCCCCTTTTAAGGGTGGTTTTTGTCATTCGGGAAGATTTTATAGCTCAGCTAGATCCTTATGAAGATCCTCTTCCCGAAAGGATGTGGACGCGTTTTCACATGGAGCGGCTGCACCGTGAGGATGCGCTGCTTGCGATCAAAGAACCGGTGAAAAAAGCTGATCGCTTTTTTGCAGAAGGTGTGGCAGAAAAACTTGTCGACGATTTGCTGAAGATTCGAGTTGAGACAATGCCAGGCAAGACCGCTGAAGTACCAGGCGAGTTCATAGAAGCTGTACAACTTCAGATAGTATGCCAGAAACTCTGGAAGGAATTACCTCCAGATGAAAAGCAAATTACATTTCAGCACCTGAAAACCTATGGCAATGTAGAAGAGGTACTTTCCAGGTTTTACGAAGAGGCTATAAGGACAGCGACAGAGAAAGCCGGCATTGATGAGGAGGGCCTGCGCAGATTATGCGATAAAAAGCTGATCACGGAGACAGGGACACGAGGAATGGTGTACCGGGCTCCAGAGTCAACCTGTGGTGTTCCCAATGCATCCATTGACGTGCTTGAAAGCATGCACCTCATTAGAGCAGAATGGCGGGCAGGTGCGCGCTGGTATGAACTCGCACACGACAGTTTTATCAAACCGATACAAGATTCTAATAAGGTTTTTAATGATGAACTGACAGAGAAAAAAAGGGTAGAGGAAAAGAGGGCAGAGAAAGAAAAGCTAGAGAAAGAATGGGCTGAAAAAGAAAGGGCAGAGAAAGAACGACTAGAGAAAGAGTGGGCAGAGAAAGAACGACTAGAGAAAGAAAGGAGAAGAAGCCGCATTATTAAAGTACTTGCAGTTTTTTCAATTGCCATTTTAATTCTAGCCGGATTTGCAGTATATCTGTGGATTAACGCTGAAGAAAAGAATAAAGAAGCTCGCGTTTCATACTTAAATTTACAATCTAATACTCTTCGGGGAGATCCCAAGAATTTAGATATAAGTGTTCTTCTCGCTATTGAATCATTTCAAATTAGTAGGAAGTTGAATGATGATTTCTTGACGCGCCTGTCAATTTTGGGGTTTACTAATAGGCTGGATGCTGAGCAGTTAATGTTGGAAGCTGAGCAGTTAATACGTCAGGAATTATTATTCATACCGCATCGTGGTGTGGTTCTGAGCCATGATGGTCCGGTATATAACGTTTAG
- a CDS encoding IS701 family transposase — MDINPPKCTDIDYINFLIAASNVFSCTEAARCYPDIANAPSHDAFTRCLQRQPPDTEALWEEVKSYVKLKGGYLIVDDSTLDKPYAEEIAFVRRMWSGKHHRTVKGIGLVTLVWTDGTTVIPIDFRIYNIDVDDKTKNDHFRDMLDKAEERGFNPKFVLFDTWYASVKNLKAIRQKEWHFLTRLKNNRLVNPDNKGNVPLETVDIPPKGRVVHLKAYGFVKVFRIVSKNGDTQHWVTDVQEMDEAKREDLAKKSWKIEEYHRGIKQFCGVEKCQARKEESQRAHIMFSLRAFLRLELQRIKSGISWFESAMKIRRVAVTEYLRNPQYTLN, encoded by the coding sequence ATGGACATAAATCCACCTAAGTGTACCGACATTGACTACATTAATTTTCTCATTGCGGCTTCTAACGTTTTTAGCTGTACTGAAGCTGCTAGATGTTATCCAGACATAGCTAATGCTCCTTCTCATGATGCTTTTACTCGTTGCCTTCAAAGGCAACCTCCAGACACGGAAGCACTATGGGAGGAAGTAAAAAGTTATGTCAAGCTTAAGGGAGGATACCTAATTGTTGATGATTCAACATTAGATAAACCATACGCAGAAGAAATTGCTTTTGTTCGTCGTATGTGGAGTGGAAAACATCATCGTACTGTAAAGGGAATAGGCCTGGTTACCTTAGTTTGGACTGACGGTACAACCGTTATACCTATCGATTTTCGAATTTATAACATCGATGTAGACGACAAAACAAAGAATGACCATTTCCGTGATATGCTTGACAAGGCCGAAGAACGTGGTTTTAATCCCAAATTCGTTTTATTTGATACATGGTATGCAAGTGTGAAAAACCTTAAAGCCATTAGACAGAAAGAGTGGCATTTCCTTACAAGATTGAAAAATAATCGTTTGGTAAATCCTGACAACAAGGGAAATGTGCCACTTGAAACAGTAGATATTCCTCCAAAAGGACGTGTGGTTCACCTCAAAGCATATGGATTTGTAAAGGTGTTTAGGATAGTTTCAAAAAATGGAGACACGCAACACTGGGTTACAGATGTGCAAGAGATGGATGAAGCAAAACGTGAAGATTTGGCAAAGAAGTCATGGAAAATTGAGGAATATCATAGGGGAATAAAACAGTTCTGTGGTGTCGAAAAATGTCAGGCAAGAAAGGAAGAATCACAAAGAGCACATATAATGTTCTCATTAAGAGCTTTTCTTAGACTGGAATTACAAAGAATCAAAAGTGGAATATCCTGGTTTGAAAGTGCTATGAAAATTAGAAGAGTGGCAGTGACAGAATACTTAAGGAATCCCCAATACACGTTAAATTAA
- a CDS encoding WD40 repeat domain-containing protein yields the protein MSSFRHFNCVSPNVVFSSNGKYVATASRGNTSCIWDAATGEQIFVLSHDGQVNDINFSSDGKYIATASNDNTSCVWDAVTGKKIFVLNHTGAVADVVFSPDGKYIATVSYDNTARLWDTATGKQIFVLSHDGPVNDVVFSPDGKYVATASDDNTARLWNAYTGEQIFVLNHDGLVYNVVFSPDGKYIATASFDSTACVWNAYTGEQIFALKHDSLTYNGEVKSVVFSPDGKYIATASNDNTARLWNAYTGEQIFVRQHSNWVNDVVFSPDGKYIATASGDNTSRVYDAFKGKLIFVLNHDDWVKNVVFSPDGKYIATASGDKTARLWDTATEVLNHNDTVNNVVFSPDGKYIATASDDNTARLWNAYTDKEIFVLSHDALVADVVFSPDGKYIATASYDNTSRVWNAATGKQITVLNHDGWVTSVAFSSDGKYVATASLDNTARIWNASTDEQIFVLNHSNWVKKVAFSPDGKYIATASCDNTSRLWDVSTGKEIFVLSHDDWVNNVAFSPDGKYIVTASGDNTSCVWNASTGKQIFVLSHDGPVNDVVFSPDGKYIATASKDNTARIWDAATGKAFVLSHDGWVNDVVFSPDGKYIATASNDHKARIWDAATGKQAFVLSHDGWVNDVVFSPDRKYIATASADSTARLWTCSTKEDLINEASNRLTRNLLPEEWEEYMGDEPYHKTFPNLP from the coding sequence ATATCAAGTTTTCGGCATTTTAACTGCGTAAGTCCTAACGTTGTGTTCAGCTCCAATGGGAAATACGTAGCTACGGCAAGTCGTGGCAATACGTCATGTATATGGGATGCAGCTACAGGTGAACAAATTTTTGTTCTGAGCCATGATGGTCAGGTAAATGATATTAATTTCAGTTCGGATGGAAAATATATCGCAACGGCGAGCAATGATAATACGTCATGCGTATGGGATGCAGTTACAGGTAAAAAAATTTTTGTTCTGAATCATACTGGTGCGGTAGCTGATGTTGTGTTCAGCCCTGATGGAAAATACATAGCTACGGTAAGTTATGACAATACAGCACGTTTATGGGATACAGCTACAGGTAAACAAATTTTTGTTCTGAGCCATGATGGTCCAGTAAATGACGTTGTGTTCAGTCCTGATGGGAAATACGTAGCTACGGCGAGTGATGACAACACAGCACGTTTATGGAACGCATATACAGGTGAACAAATTTTTGTTCTGAACCATGATGGTCTGGTATATAATGTTGTATTCAGTCCTGATGGAAAATACATTGCTACGGCGAGTTTTGACAGTACAGCATGCGTATGGAACGCATATACAGGTGAACAAATTTTTGCTCTTAAACATGACAGTTTAACGTATAATGGTGAGGTGAAGAGTGTTGTATTTAGTCCTGATGGAAAATACATCGCTACGGCGAGTAATGACAATACAGCACGTTTATGGAACGCATATACAGGTGAACAAATTTTTGTTCGGCAACATAGTAATTGGGTGAATGATGTTGTGTTCAGTCCCGATGGAAAGTACATTGCTACAGCGAGCGGTGACAATACATCACGCGTATATGACGCATTTAAAGGTAAACTAATTTTTGTTCTGAACCATGATGATTGGGTGAAGAATGTTGTATTCAGTCCTGATGGAAAATACATAGCTACAGCGAGTGGTGACAAAACTGCACGTTTATGGGATACAGCTACAGAAGTTCTAAACCATAATGATACAGTGAATAATGTTGTGTTCAGTCCTGATGGAAAATACATAGCTACAGCGAGTGATGACAACACAGCACGTTTATGGAACGCATATACAGATAAAGAAATTTTTGTTCTGAGCCATGATGCTCTGGTAGCTGATGTTGTGTTCAGTCCTGATGGAAAATACATCGCTACGGCGAGTTATGACAATACATCACGCGTATGGAATGCAGCTACAGGTAAACAAATTACTGTTCTGAACCATGATGGTTGGGTGACTAGTGTTGCATTCAGTTCTGATGGAAAATACGTAGCCACGGCGAGTTTAGACAACACAGCACGCATATGGAATGCATCTACAGATGAACAAATTTTTGTTCTGAACCATAGTAATTGGGTAAAGAAGGTTGCCTTCAGCCCTGACGGAAAATACATTGCTACGGCGAGTTGTGATAATACATCACGTTTATGGGATGTATCAACAGGTAAAGAAATTTTTGTTCTGAGCCATGATGATTGGGTGAATAATGTTGCTTTCAGTCCTGATGGAAAATACATCGTAACAGCGAGTGGTGACAACACATCATGCGTATGGAACGCATCTACAGGTAAACAAATTTTTGTTCTGAGCCATGATGGTCCAGTAAATGATGTTGTGTTCAGCCCTGATGGAAAATACATAGCTACAGCAAGCAAGGACAACACAGCACGCATATGGGATGCAGCTACAGGTAAAGCTTTTGTTCTGAGCCATGATGGTTGGGTGAATGACGTTGTGTTCAGTCCTGATGGAAAATATATCGCTACGGCTAGTAATGACCATAAAGCACGCATATGGGATGCAGCTACAGGTAAACAAGCTTTTGTTCTGAGCCATGATGGTTGGGTGAATGACGTTGTGTTCAGTCCTGATAGAAAATACATTGCTACGGCGAGTGCTGATAGTACTGCAAGGCTGTGGACGTGTAGCACTAAAGAAGATCTTATAAATGAAGCCAGCAATCGTTTAACCCGAAATCTCCTCCCCGAAGAATGGGAAGAATATATGGGTGATGAGCCTTATCACAAAACGTTTCCAAATTTACCATAA
- a CDS encoding tetratricopeptide repeat protein has translation MKEMICGKTRKGYALIMVLGITTLALLILESITGAADTGNDSAISQNATFWYNKGVALDSMSKYNESIQAYDKAIEINPNYSFAWNNKGDALSNLGKYNESIQAYDKVIEIYPNYSFVWNNKGDALSNLGKYNESIQAYDKAIEIDPKDLHAWNSKGIAFDEMGKYEEAIQIYDKVIEIDPNYFYAWYNKGIALSDLGRYNESIQAYDKAIEIKPNYSFAWNNKGVALDNLGRYEEAIQAYDKAIEIKPNYSFAWNNKGNVLSDLGKYNESIQAYDKAIEIDPKDSDTWYNKGNALSDLGKYNESIQAYDKVIEIDPNYFNAWYNKGVVLDNWGKYEEAVQVYAKAIEINPKDSDAWHNKGIALDKLGRHEKAVVCYNKAKEVNTTTIFPLENNTTTIV, from the coding sequence ATGAAAGAAATGATATGTGGTAAAACACGCAAAGGATATGCCCTCATAATGGTTTTAGGAATAACGACGCTGGCACTTTTAATACTGGAAAGTATCACAGGCGCAGCAGATACAGGAAATGATTCGGCTATTTCGCAGAATGCTACATTTTGGTATAACAAAGGAGTTGCCCTTGATAGTATGAGTAAATATAATGAGTCAATCCAAGCTTATGATAAAGCCATAGAGATAAACCCGAACTATTCCTTTGCCTGGAATAACAAAGGCGATGCCCTTTCTAATTTAGGTAAATATAATGAGTCAATCCAAGCTTATGATAAAGTTATAGAGATATACCCGAACTATTCCTTTGTCTGGAATAACAAAGGCGATGCCCTTTCTAATTTAGGTAAATATAATGAGTCAATCCAAGCTTATGATAAAGCTATAGAGATAGACCCGAAAGATTTACATGCCTGGAATAGCAAGGGCATAGCTTTTGATGAGATGGGTAAATATGAAGAAGCAATCCAAATTTATGATAAAGTTATAGAAATAGACCCAAACTATTTCTATGCCTGGTATAACAAAGGCATCGCCCTTTCTGATTTAGGTAGATATAATGAGTCAATCCAAGCTTATGATAAAGCCATAGAGATAAAACCAAACTATTCCTTTGCCTGGAATAACAAAGGTGTTGCTCTTGATAATTTGGGTAGATATGAGGAAGCAATCCAAGCTTATGATAAAGCCATAGAGATAAAACCAAACTATTCTTTTGCCTGGAATAACAAAGGTAATGTCCTTTCTGATTTAGGTAAATATAATGAGTCAATCCAAGCTTATGATAAAGCCATAGAAATAGACCCGAAAGATTCCGATACTTGGTATAACAAAGGTAATGCCCTTTCTGATTTAGGTAAATATAATGAGTCAATCCAAGCTTATGATAAGGTCATAGAGATAGACCCAAATTATTTCAACGCCTGGTATAACAAAGGTGTTGTTCTTGATAATTGGGGTAAATATGAAGAAGCAGTCCAAGTTTATGCTAAAGCCATAGAAATAAACCCAAAAGATTCTGATGCCTGGCATAACAAGGGTATTGCTCTTGATAAACTTGGCAGGCATGAAAAAGCGGTGGTATGCTACAACAAAGCTAAAGAGGTTAACACAACAACAATCTTCCCTCTAGAGAATAACACGACAACAATTGTCTGA
- a CDS encoding DUF3147 family protein produces MLNIELLPVLLRFLFGGSAVAISAIVAKKFGGRLGGVFAAFPAVYLAAILGLSIDYKGSELLLISEQLSKGALVGMLADICCALAASYFILRSGWKKGLVYSLLLWAMLAPAIYFVWFRF; encoded by the coding sequence ATGCTGAACATAGAGCTACTTCCGGTTCTCCTCCGCTTTCTTTTTGGAGGAAGCGCTGTTGCGATTTCCGCAATTGTTGCAAAGAAGTTCGGAGGCAGGTTGGGAGGAGTTTTTGCAGCTTTTCCCGCAGTATATCTGGCAGCAATTCTGGGCCTGAGCATAGATTATAAGGGAAGTGAACTGCTCCTGATCTCAGAACAGCTTTCTAAAGGTGCACTTGTGGGAATGCTGGCAGACATTTGCTGCGCTCTTGCTGCAAGTTATTTTATTCTCAGGTCCGGGTGGAAAAAAGGGCTGGTTTACTCGCTTCTCCTCTGGGCTATGCTTGCTCCTGCAATCTACTTTGTGTGGTTCAGATTCTGA
- a CDS encoding D-aminoacyl-tRNA deacylase, translated as MTENSNPENPDRQEKNLSETPIPKITIICSAPDLASQNIKTQLLNLIEWKLLELPENSGFSAARESQDGKFRLVDIEETHVFQDGLDRKLENAGLPASLIIFASKHRSKEEISSLTVHCTGNPSDDVRLGGCPKSLAVSSPAAMKSILSEMKRLAEQKGLKYDVTLEVTHHGPTELSVPSLYAEIGSTEVQWNDPEAGEVAAKAILAVSLEKVPVAIGFGGGHYAMRQTKLLFETKISFGHNFPKYKLEFVDEALIRQAIEKSKADFAYFDRKSMKSEERKKISKILEKLGLSVLKESEIREKYEN; from the coding sequence ATGACAGAAAACAGCAATCCAGAAAACCCCGATAGACAGGAAAAAAACCTCTCCGAAACCCCGATCCCCAAAATAACAATCATCTGTTCTGCCCCCGATCTTGCCAGCCAGAACATTAAGACCCAACTTTTAAACCTCATAGAATGGAAACTCTTAGAGCTTCCTGAAAATTCCGGATTCTCTGCAGCCAGGGAATCGCAGGACGGAAAATTCAGACTCGTTGATATTGAGGAAACGCATGTCTTCCAGGACGGACTCGACAGAAAACTTGAAAATGCGGGGTTGCCAGCTTCTCTTATAATTTTCGCATCCAAACACCGGAGCAAAGAGGAGATTTCTTCCCTTACCGTACACTGCACAGGAAACCCCTCAGACGATGTAAGGCTTGGAGGTTGCCCAAAATCTCTTGCAGTCTCTTCTCCGGCTGCTATGAAATCCATCCTTTCGGAAATGAAGCGCCTGGCTGAGCAAAAAGGCCTTAAATACGATGTTACTCTTGAAGTGACCCACCATGGGCCGACTGAACTTTCAGTTCCTTCCCTTTATGCCGAAATAGGAAGCACTGAAGTGCAGTGGAATGATCCTGAGGCAGGCGAGGTTGCTGCAAAAGCTATCCTTGCAGTCTCCCTTGAAAAAGTGCCTGTTGCCATTGGTTTTGGAGGGGGACATTATGCCATGCGCCAGACAAAGCTTTTGTTTGAAACCAAAATCTCTTTTGGGCACAATTTTCCCAAGTACAAGCTTGAATTTGTGGATGAAGCCCTGATCAGGCAAGCAATTGAAAAATCAAAGGCTGATTTTGCTTATTTTGACCGGAAATCCATGAAAAGTGAAGAAAGGAAAAAGATTTCCAAAATCCTTGAGAAACTGGGGCTCAGTGTCCTTAAAGAATCAGAGATCAGGGAAAAATATGAAAATTAA
- a CDS encoding glutamine synthetase family protein, translated as MKASSVELNPNKLVQYLNKPASEFTKDDIIKFIKENGIKMLTFRYIGGDGRLKALAFVIRDEEHLDNLLSAGERVDGSSLFTYIEADSSDLYVLPKYRTAFVNPFEEIPTLDILCSYFDKDGNPLASSSETVMKKAAQVLTEKTGYELQSMGELEYYIIANKEDVNMAFPAVDQQGYHESNPFTKFDQLRKEAMMYISEAGGKIKYGHSEVGNFTDDKYYYEQNEIEFETDSLENTVDRLLIAKWMLRMLADQYGVIVSFAPKITVGKAGSGLHVHMKLLKDGKSVMVENGGVSDTAKIAIAGILDIAAGITAFGNRIPTSYLRLVPHQEAPTNICWGDRNRSALIRVPLGWFSEESSKMVALANPNYSEEFKSHSYKSTFEFRAADPSADLYLLMASFAVGIRHGFEMDNALDVAKKLYIDVNIFKDEHKDRLAQLEHLPASCYESAQALKKLKDVFMEYDVFTEGMIDDNIKYLESLDDNQLSERLYGKNEEIRKLVDSYIHIG; from the coding sequence ATGAAAGCATCATCCGTAGAATTAAATCCTAATAAACTGGTACAGTACCTCAACAAACCAGCAAGCGAATTCACCAAAGACGACATTATTAAGTTCATAAAGGAAAACGGCATTAAGATGCTGACTTTCCGTTATATTGGTGGAGATGGAAGACTCAAAGCTCTCGCCTTTGTGATCAGAGACGAAGAACATCTTGACAACTTGCTTTCCGCTGGTGAGAGAGTCGATGGATCAAGCCTTTTTACATACATCGAAGCAGACTCAAGCGACCTCTATGTCCTTCCTAAATACAGGACTGCCTTCGTGAATCCTTTTGAAGAAATCCCAACCCTGGATATCCTCTGTTCCTACTTCGACAAAGACGGAAATCCTCTCGCAAGCTCTTCCGAAACCGTCATGAAGAAAGCTGCCCAGGTCCTGACCGAGAAGACAGGCTATGAACTTCAGTCAATGGGCGAACTCGAATACTACATCATCGCCAACAAAGAAGACGTCAATATGGCTTTCCCAGCCGTTGACCAACAAGGATACCACGAATCCAATCCCTTCACCAAATTCGACCAGCTCAGAAAGGAAGCAATGATGTACATCTCCGAAGCTGGCGGAAAAATCAAATATGGGCACTCAGAAGTCGGAAACTTTACTGACGATAAATACTACTACGAGCAGAACGAAATCGAATTTGAGACTGATTCACTTGAGAACACTGTCGATCGTCTGCTTATCGCAAAGTGGATGCTCAGGATGCTTGCCGACCAGTACGGTGTAATTGTAAGCTTTGCTCCAAAGATTACTGTCGGAAAAGCTGGAAGCGGACTGCACGTCCACATGAAGCTCCTGAAGGACGGAAAGAGCGTCATGGTCGAGAACGGTGGAGTTAGCGACACTGCAAAAATTGCAATAGCCGGAATTCTTGACATTGCAGCAGGAATTACTGCTTTTGGAAACAGAATTCCTACATCCTACCTGCGTCTTGTACCTCACCAGGAAGCTCCTACCAACATCTGCTGGGGAGACAGGAACCGCTCTGCTCTGATCCGCGTGCCTCTTGGCTGGTTCTCTGAAGAATCCAGCAAGATGGTAGCTCTCGCCAACCCGAACTATAGCGAAGAGTTCAAGAGCCACAGCTACAAGTCTACTTTTGAATTCCGTGCCGCTGACCCATCAGCTGACCTTTACCTCCTGATGGCATCCTTTGCTGTAGGTATCCGCCACGGCTTTGAAATGGACAATGCCCTTGATGTTGCAAAGAAGCTCTACATTGATGTCAACATTTTCAAGGATGAACACAAGGACAGGCTTGCCCAGCTTGAGCACCTGCCTGCATCCTGCTACGAGTCCGCTCAGGCCCTGAAGAAGCTGAAAGACGTCTTCATGGAGTATGATGTCTTCACCGAAGGTATGATCGATGACAACATAAAGTACCTTGAAAGCCTTGACGACAACCAGCTTAGTGAGAGACTCTACGGTAAGAACGAAGAAATCAGGAAACTTGTGGACTCTTACATCCACATTGGATAA